A single window of Silurus meridionalis isolate SWU-2019-XX chromosome 11, ASM1480568v1, whole genome shotgun sequence DNA harbors:
- the LOC124393726 gene encoding rhodopsin, translating into MNATEWIKALVRASMCFLGILGNNWLALRSLPRSKSQIRPNDLLFINLAVSNLITNYLVDLPDTLDFAVHWTKTTKKYCAVFSFCSEISETSSIFTTMFITVYWHQKLVGSLKRGGAPVQMDSLRLIIALLTGSWVFATAFSMPHIFFVSMDILNQSFNGCVEQFPSPKAKQAYEMLYLTLANLVPIIGIVFASIQIAVTLIQNEKRLKNTSMFTRGKNTKIKKTPGPSSKVIASNAANKVQDQQQGVQRSQDKTSSSGNQVRAAKSVVTVATIFLTCWLTHLMLSITITVYESTVVADMISYVGAIYTCIIPYMYLHGVKKLNCSSKG; encoded by the coding sequence ATGAATGCAACAGAATGGATCAAGGCTTTAGTTAGAGcctccatgtgctttttgggGATCCTTGGTAACAACTGGCTGGCATTGCGCTCCCTGCCAAGATCGAAATCTCAGATCAGACCGAATGACTTACTGTTTATCAACTTGGCTGTGTCCAATCTGATCACCAATTACCTGGTCGATCTGCCGGACACCTTAGACTTTGCGGTCCACTGgaccaaaacaacaaaaaaatactgtGCGGTTTTCAGTTTTTGCTCTGAGATTTCAGAGACCAGCAGCATCTTCACCACCATGTTCATCACTGTGTACTGGCACCAGAAGCTTGTGGGATCTCTGAAGCGTGGAGGAGCTCCTGTGCAAATGGACAGCCTCCGCCTCATCATCGCACTGCTGACAGGGAGTTGGGTGTTCGCCACCGCGTTCAGCATGCCTCATATCTTCTTCGTCTCTATGGACATCTTGAACCAAAGCTTCAATGGTTGTGTGGAACAATTCCCAAGCCCAAAGGCCAAGCAAGCATACGAGATGCTGTACCTTACCCTAGCAAATCTGGTTCCGATTATTGGCATCGTTTTTGCAAGCATCCAAATTGCAGTCACACTCATTCAGAACGAGAAGCGGCTCAAGAACACAAGCATGTTCACTAGAGGAAAAAACACGAAGATTAAGAAGACTCCAGGACCATCATCCAAAGTAATAGCATCAAATGCTGCAAATAAAGTCCAAGATCAACAACAAGGCGTTCAAAGGTCTCAAGACAAAACCAGCTCTTCAGGTAACCAGGTGAGGGCTGCGAAGAGTGTGGTGACAGTCGCCACCATTTTTTTGACCTGCTGGCTAACGCACCTGATGCTCAGCATAACTATAACTGTTTACGAGTCAACCGTTGTAGCAGACATGATCAGCTATGTAGGAGCAATATATACTTGTATAATCCCTTATATGTACTTGCATGGCGTGAAGAAGTTGAACTGCTCCTCCAAAGGCTAA